In the genome of Taeniopygia guttata chromosome 4, bTaeGut7.mat, whole genome shotgun sequence, the window GGCTCGGCATGGCCCCGGCCCGGCTGTCGCTGCTGcccccgctgctgctgctggtcgCGGCCTGCGCCTGGCGGCCGGCGCGGGGCCAGGAGGCGCCGCAGAGCCCGGACTGGCGGATGACGCTGAAGACGATCCGCAATGGCGTGCACAAGATCGACACGTACCTGAACGCGGCCCTGGACCTGCTGGGCGGCGAGGACGGGCTCTGCCAGTACAAGTGCAGCGACGGTGAGCGCGGCCGGCGGCGCGACCCTTGTCCCGGGCACACCTCGCTGGCGAGTTCTCCCGGCGTGCGTGGCCATTAATCCGTGTATGAGCCGCGGCGAGCAAACTCGCACGTGTATGTGTGTTTAAATACGTGTATAAGGTGTACGGAGCCAGTGTGCGCGTAAGCAGTTCTCTTAGCGCCACTTTTTAGTAGCTCCTTTTAAACGTCTCCAAGATGTTTACCTTGGAGAAAGGCTTATTAGTGTCCGATCTGTAGCTGATGTGTCCAGGGAAAAACCCTGGAGAGGGAAGAATAGCTCACTCCCGGCTTGTTATTTACGAGCACTCCTGAACATTTCGGTTTGGGACAGAAGAGCTTAAATCTGAGCTGGAATATGTTGTTTCGAAGTCACACTTGAATAGCTGGTTTTAATGGCAGCCGCGTTTGCCAGTGGAAGGAATGCATCCTGCTGTTTGTAAATGTCCTGCTACTACCAGCAGAGGACACCTGTGCTTCTTCCCTGCGCTTCAGCGGCCTGATTTACCTGACCAATAATTGAGGCAGCTCAAGTTGGCATGACCTGATAGATGATGAAGGTTATTGTTATTATCataatcattattattattattattattacattaGACTATTATTATTAGGCTGACCCTACTCAAGGAGGGCGTTTGGACCAGATGACTTACTGTGGTGCCTTCTagcctgacccattctgtgataTAACCTCCCGTGCTGTGCCCATTCCCGGTGCCAGGCAGGCAGTGCTTCAGAAATGGGATTTCTTTCCAGGCTTTTCACTGGCACCTCAAGAGCACCCCAGAATGGGAGGCTGGCATAACCTGTTGTGATGGAATCACATCACTCCAGTATAGTGTGTGAGACTATTTGTTAAGTCAGGAAATTAGTCTGGTGGTGACACCTGGGCTGGCTGTACAAGAGTGGCCAGGACACTGTGACATTTACTCTCTGTACTAAAATACGCATCTTTCAAatgtggcttttttccctgttacaTTTAACTGTGGCTTCAGATTGTTTCCAGTAGTGAAATGAATTAATGGagttaatttttcaaattaactTGGGATGCAGAATTCCTTGGTTTGCTGCACTAGCGAGTGTTCGGGGGGATGTGAGTTTAGCAGTCTCTATTAATTCAAATTCTATGGATGTTACAGCTGTAGAAATAAGAATGATGTTTAATCCCAGTTAAGACAAAATAATCAGAGAACTACTGTTGGTTGCATATAGAGCATAGAAGTATTTATGAACTTACACTAAAGTATTCTGATAATATAGTCCTATATATTGACCATACTTAACCAACACATccattttagtaatttttttttaacttaggAAGCAAACACTGACACTTGCTCAGGTGCCTTGCCTccctttctaaaaaaaatttcttagtACCCCTGAGTTGTAATTTTGAAAGAATTATTGATATGCAGGTGCCTGAATATATGTTTAAGTTAAAAATACAACTGATACTGTGTTGAACCAAACAAATGTCTGTGGTGAGTTTTAAAACTACTAAAATCCTGTTCAAAAAAATCTATTTGAGACATGACAAATTACCTTTTTCAGGATCAAGACCCGTTCCTCGTTATGGGTATAAACCATCACCACCAAATGGCTGTGGATCCCCTCTGTTTGGAGTTCAGGTAAGTATTTCCATTTTGGGGCTCCTTTGTGTGTCGTTTTCCTCAATGTAGATGATTTTTTCCATCCCCCCTTCTGAGACAGCATTCATATACAAGGTCCCTGTTCTTATCAGCTCCTAACACGTGCTCTGGTAACAACATATGGGAAGTGCTAGTATTGTAAATGAACATAGCATAAACATTTTCAAAGATTACAAGCATAAAATGTAATGATGATAAATTTCTTGGGTTTTGAGTGTTTGGTTTAGTATTCTGTTTGCACAGTCTTGAAAGCATTGTGTAACTGCAGCTGTAGCCGTGTGAGAGTGGAGAGTTTGGCTATGACTCTTGCTCTCCTTACTGACACTAACCCTTTTTCCTTAATgctagaaagaaaatagaagtcAGCTTGTTATCCTCCAGCTTTGggactttctcttttttccctcgCTCTGCCCATCCACCATCCCAGAGTGTAGGCGGGGGCTGGGCAAGAGGCTGGGTagggacacagctgggcagcagagctaCACTGAAcagagggatattccatacTGTAGAGTGGTGCTCAGCAATAGAAACTGGAGCAGTGGGAGAAGGTGGGGAAGGAGTCATTGCAGAGCTGTTTATGACTTCCAGGTGGCTGTTGCCCAGAGACTGGCTTGGTATCCCATCTGCTTTGAAATTTGCTGAATGCTTTTTGCACTGCttattttgggacatttttgtcttctttgaTTCGTCtcttaaactgtctttatctcaactcatcacattagttttaatttttaactgttACAGTCTGTCCATAGGCTATGTTTTTCTTATGCTGGAATACCAATGGAGGTGTGTGCGTGTTTTCTTCACAGTTTGACATCGGTATCCCATCAATGACAAGGTGCTGCAATCACCATGACAGATGCTATGATACTTGtggcaataaaaaaaatgaTTGTGATGAGCAGTTTCAGACCTGCCTCTCAAAAATTTGCAGAGATGTGCAGAAAACGCTTGGAATCTCAGAGAGTGTCCAGGGTAAGGGTGAAAaagccttcattttttttttttcaagtttaacCTGAGCATAACTTGGCAAAGAATCTTTGTGCAGTGCATCAAGGCAATGTTTTCATAGGCTGCTGAAGGATGCTTTGTTCTGTCTCTCTACTGTGCAGCCCAGATGCTTGTACAGCAGAGCAGTGACACAGCATAGGAAATGATCAGCATTGAAACTAACTTCGAGTTAAAGTTAGTTTTaactttaggggaaaaaataatgccACCCATTTGGGAGTATGAATATGGGAATACAACTTTATCAAAATGCATGTGTAATTCTTTCATTCACTTTAACATAGTTGTAACATGACTGTTCTGCTGGATGATTTCTAAACTTCTATGTGTGGTTGCTAGTAAACTGTAGGAAAATACAGAATCTTCCCCTGTTATGAAATAAGGTGTTAAAATAATATACTGTCATAGTGGAAGTAGTTAATGCTGTCCCCTAGTGAATAAATGTTAGGTTTCTCTGTAGCAGGCCATATTATATTTATTCTGGTCATTGGCCTAGATCTGATGGGTACATGACATAATCACTTTTTAACTTGGACAACATCACTTTCATAGTAAATACTTCCACTGAGAGCGGTAAGGTTTTAGAACAACCTTGTGTTTGAAtttcttaaatttatttaaCTCCAAATAAATCGTCATGTTAGTCTTCAGTGTCAGAACTGGTGAATATTTGTTCAATTCTGTTGAGCTGATGTCAAAGATAGCAACCTCCACATCAATTGGGATGCACAGAGAGAGAAGGTAAACCAGCTCTTTCATCTTCCAAGACTCAGTATGTTTCCAACACAGACAGCAATCCATGTGcaatgaattttcattttgtttggcatataaaaaaatttaaatgactGTATGTTGGTTCAATCTTTCATTTGACAATCTATTTGCTTTGCCCAGAGAAGATTGCTTCTTTCTTAGAGTCATTCTCAATTTGCCAGTTTTCTCCTGTTAGTTTCATATTCCACTCAAAGAGTACTTTTAACTGAACTCTTCTTTGCTTGCAGCTTGTGAATCAACTGTTCAACTGCTGTTTGATGCAGTTATACATTTGGGATGCAAACCATACCTGGACAGCCAGAGAGCTGCTTGTATGTGTCGTTATGAGGGCAAGACAGATCTCTGAAAGAAGACACCGAGATATCATGGTGTAGAATAAAGCCAAAGATCCAGCCAAAATGAAGCAAGGCTTTGGTTACAAATCATTAGACCTTTCAGACAGTGATACATTAAACACTGACATGAATTTACTGATTTGAGGATCACTATGATATTCTCATTcatgtgaaaaagaaataagtCATCCTTCTCTCCAGTTTATGCCAGAAGCTTGGGAACTGAAACTGTTTTCCTTTGGTATATGTGCACCTGTATGTGCTGTTGTAAAACGCTGATGCCATTTTAATGTTCCCAAGAAGACTCCACAGTGGAGACATCAGAAGCACCAAAGAGTTATACTGTATTCTCAGGTGATTTTTAATACAGGTCAAATTTAGGTTTACTAGTAGTTGAAGAATCTGATGGGTTCAACAGGAAAGAGTGTGTTATGTGTACCAGTATGAGACATCTTACATAGCCTATACCTGCATGTTTCTGCTGCAGTTGCCTTGAGTTCTCTCTCATGTTTGTGGTCCTGCAGGTTTCTTGTTAAAAAGCCAGGAAAATGCCCCAAGCCAATGTACATGCACTACATATTTCTACCTGATTCTATATCAATGCCTTACTAAAGCAGCACCTTTCAGATCAAATGCATTGATCCTTTTAAGGACTGTCCAGTAAAATGAACAGTTTGCAGCCTAAGGATATACTTTTGATTTGACAGAATGGTGAAATGTAGTTTCtgtattgttttttaaaaattcatcaaATGTCTGGTTttgaataaaacattttgttctGTGTATTATATGAACGGAAAGGATATATGTACAAATATGTTGATTTAGATTTCTGTTGTGGCACAACTTGGGTACTGTAttcatctttgctttcttttagtGTGTTCTGATGAAAACTAAAAGGAAGTTCCACAGTTAAGATCAGAGTGCCccaaaaacaaatttatttatgATGCCCTCTGTGAGGCTGATGGATATATAAGCTTGTACTTCTGTTACTTGTTCCCTCTCTGACTTCTGTAGCTAAAATCACCTGATGCctgaattattttgcatttactCTCTGTACTCTCTGTACTTGTTGCTTATCTACAGGTGTCAGTCCTTAGTTAACTTCTGCATTAGGTCTTCTGTTAGAAAGAtaattatttgctttaattATTCACAGGAGAcgaataaaaattaaaatatcgCATCTGTGAACAGGTAGTAGAAATTAAATGCATAAAATTCACTGGACTCATGGACTATAATGTGATataattttgtggattttctttacCAGTTGTGTTTTTGGTTTGTCCCTAGGGCTTAGTGTTAATCTCTCTCTttatccttttaatttttattattatttttatttgtttgctttatttcagtTACTGAAGTGTTCTTACCTAAACCCATGAGTTATACTTTTTTCTGATTCTCCTTCTCCCCATTCcttgtgtgcctgtgtgtgtacAATGGCTgaggttaaaccacaacaacaCAAAATTTTCACTGTTGGAAAGAGCTGGGTTTTGTTCCCTCCTGTACTGACCTGTAATTATACCATGAAAGCCTCCTGGAGTTTCTCTCAAACCGTGTAAAACACTAAAAAGAGCTTTAATACTGCTGGATAGCACTTTGATAGTTCTGCTTGCAAACCACAGGAGGCATTTCACTTCTTCCAGGTAGTCTTTACTTTGCACAAGCTTTTCCTGTAGCAGAAATCCTTGATTAGAGTTACCTGCAAGTTAtacaaaatgcattttgcaGACCATAGCCCTAAGATGAAGGCTAGCTATCACCCCCTAGGACCTAAAGTTCATTTAAGAACttacatatttataaatatatgcaaaaatGTAATGCTTTTCCTGGTTGTGGCAGTTTAATGTTTTCCTTAGTAGCTGATACAatgctgtgttttggtttgaGGATGAGAATTATGTTAATAAAacacagctgctgtgttttattttttctcctgctgccctgccagtgaGGAGGCTGATGTACACAAGGATTTGAGAGCAGACACAGCCAGGTCAGCAGACTCCAGCTGACCCAAGGGGTAGCCCACACCATATGGAATCATGCTGAACAATAAAACTGGGGACAGTTGGCCAGGGAGGGGCACTGATCAATCCTTGGAGACTAGCTGGGCAACTGTACTGTCTGTCACTTATTTTGTATATCCTTTTGTTACTATTTCGCCGTCCTTTTCTGTCCTTTAAACTGTCTTTaccttttttctgattttctccttcatcccactgggggcagtgAGTGAACAGCTCCGTGGTGTTTAGCTTCATGCTAGATTAAAGCATAACAATACTATAGACAGCGGCTCATTTAATTTAATACTGCATGTTTTTGTGTAGTCAGTAATACTGTACAGCAGTGTGTTCACAATCAAACTAACTTTTTCAGCCTGTAGTTCCGATCCTTAATGCATCTTCCAAAAAATACCCACCTACAATCTAAAAGTGTTTCTAAACCTATGGGCACATCTCACAATAAAACTTATATATTAAAATGAGCCAAAAATGCACACCAGCCCAGCGCTACCTCGGGCTGCACACACTGTTATCAAGATAAGAGCGAATCAACAGTGGCTGAGCCTGCTCTTAGCCTccagcaaaacaaagcagaagaaaactctGTCTTACAAGGATCTAAGTGAACTGTTGGACTGAGGAACACGACTGACAGAGTCTCCTGGATTTTGGTTCTGCAACTGCAGAACTTCACACGGGAGTCTGGCTGCCAGTGGGTTCAGGGGCAGCTCTAGTGTGAGCTGTGAGAGCTGGGATCTGCAATTGCTAAAAAATGAGTCTGTTTGGTAGGGGTCTAAATGTTACCCAGTATAAGATGCAAACTTTGTGATAGTCACGTTCTAACTAAGGTATGCACAAAAATAACTGAAACGAAGTTCTCTCTTGATCCAGCTGCATACTGGCAGTCTGAGGTAGCAAGTCCGAACAAGACAAAAACAAGCGAAGGCAATTAATGCCTCATGGCTCCTTTAGTCAAAGGGAGACGTCTTGTCTAAAATCTTTACCCATGCCAGAAGCCTGAATAAAACCAGACCGGGTAAAAATGCTTGTGATTGCGCTCTAAATCTGCTTCTCTTTGTGCTTGTAGCAGCACTCTTTAAAGTGCACATTCATATCTGAGTTCATCTCCCTAAAAGTAGTCTGGATAAAAAATTCAGATCCCTTTAGGGTACAATCTCTAAAGCTCTTATACAGAAGAAGGGGTTTTTGTCATTGGCTTTGGTTTAGAAACTTGTTATGTGATCGATCAGCCACCGGTAAGTGCCGCATTAATTCCCGGTTGGGGAATACTCGTTAAGACACCTGGGCACTCTCGTCGATACCCTGTCACTCAGTTCCGAAATCATCAGATAGAAGTGGagcaagaacagagcaaagctgcAGGATGATCCACACATCCAAACCTCTCAAGGGTTGTGTGTGGGTGCCGGAATGGAAACGCACTTCGAGGAACAAGAGCCgttcaggaaagaaaacactaTGTGTCTGAAATGGGAATTTGAGTACAGTTTTGAAAAATTTAAGTGAATACGAGAGGCTGTCACCGTATTTCAGGACGATGGTTTTGTACAAGCTGCTGCAGTTACTCGACCACGGTCTCTGAAGCAGCGCCCCAGGAGCGCCGGGGTCACACAGCGCACTTGAACACCTCACCCCGGCGCTGGCCCGGCTCCGCCCCGTTCCTGGCGGAGGCGGCCCGCGCAAACAAAAGGCGCGGGGCAGCACGGAAGGCGAAGAGAAGGGACGGCCGGGCTGGGTTTGTGTTGGTGTGCAGCCCTGTTCCACGGCGATGTCGGGCTCGGAGCGGCGGCCGCCGGCGGGTGCGTGTGTGGAGGGGCCGCGGGGGGAAGGCCCGGGTCAGTCCGCGCCGCCGGCCGGGCTCCTGCCGGGACAGCgcggagcgggagcggggcggggaaGGGCTGCgaggggccggggcggcggcgctgcccgcccggAGCGCCCCGGCTTCCCGGGAACGGGAGCGCTACCCGCAGGGCGCTCACGGGGAGCGGGGGCTTTGCTCCCGTCCTTTCACTCacctgtgaaaatttaaaaagtttaatcAAGGGCAATAGGAGACAGGACCATAGAGCGAAGGTTATTACGGCCGGGTGCATCTTGGCCCTCAGGCAAGACCACAGTTGTCTTCGGTGATTCCCCTTACATCAGCCATTACATCTATTGCATCATATTCAATACAAACAATTATGCATAGTAAACTTTCCCCCCAAACTAGTTTAGATATTCCAAGAAGTGCTTCGTTTGGATCCGTCTTTTTAGAGCATGGGGATTCCTTGGCTGTGATTTTGGTACATTTTTATCACGTCCAGTTTTCGGGTGTTGGTCCACACTTGTCCTCAGATGGTGAATGCTGATAGTTGGCATATCTGTAGCAAGTGTCTTCTTCATATGTTCATTGGATGttatcccatccaagcaggcattttaacacaagcataCTTATATCAGCTATTTCATTAAGcataacaaaagaaataaaaactatataaCTAAGTTACTTTAATATTACGCACCTAAAATCTATTCTAATACTTGCAAAAAGCCAACATTGTAAGATGTAACAATaacatttccttccttctggaggaggaagggaacGGGGAAGGTGTGGGACAAAGGACGGCGGTGACCAAGGAGGAAGTAAGTGGATTTGCAATAAGTCCTCAGCTGCCCAGGGGAAAACCCCTCCCGCTCTCTGGCACGGCAGCGGGACAGGGAATCACGGAAGGTCCTCAGCATGTAACAGGAGGGCAGAAGTCAGGGCAGCAAAACCTGAGCTGAGTTCCCGGAAATGCAGCTAGGCTTAAAGGGACTTCTTTTGTGTGCCTCTCGGTTGTGTCTAACTGCCTTGCCCTTTAGTCTTGATAATAGACCTGTGATTCCTTTGAAGCAATCCATCTTCATGAAATTAAAGACAAGTAGTCCTGTTGGTCTCAATCAGATTCAAGCTTGTTCCTGTGTAACACAAACAGCTTTTCATAAATCATGATAATTCAAATAATGTTTATGTGAATGAGGCTGTGATATGAGAGTGacaatgaaaaaacaaagactAGGAAGGAACTAAACAGGATTAAATTAACAGGAATCCCATATTTTAATAGTTTCCTGTAGCCCAGAAATTCTAGTCCTCCTGTGTCTACATTTTCTGCCTTAAAGTTTGATGACTACAAAATTTTATGATCAGTTTTGGGGGGGGAGTGGATTGCAAGAACTTTTGTCCTCTATCAATACATAGCTATGTTAGTTTTGCAGAAGGCCTTAACAACATTTGAAAAATAGATGTGAAAAGCTAGTATCGTATGTGCAAAGTAGTTTGCAAAATACATGAACGTGTGACTCTTCTTATAATTGCAGGCCATGTCCAGCTGGATAGCAGACCTACATTACCCACCACAGGTACAGCATTGTATACAGTTCTCATAATGTGGTAGTTAGTCTTTACCAGTAGGAGTAGTGATTTAATAGCCCACTGAGATGCTTAAGTAAGAGGAATAAGTATTTTGGCCTAACTGCAAGTTTGCAGTTCTGCACACTCCCAAGATGTACATGTTGCTTGTTCCCACACTGTTACCTTTATGCCCATTCTGTATTAGAGGTGATTAAAGTCTCTATAGttcaacagaagaaaaagtttAAATCTTGCATCTTCTCAGTTGTCAATAGCTCTTACACTATCTGGTGTGACTCATGTGCTGCATCCAACCTCAAAGAGAATGCTCAGCTTTTTATTAGTAACAttattgaaagaaaagaaacatcaatgtatttttaagttATGTAAAATTTTAACTATTGAGTTagtccttttaaaaaatacacccAGCTAGTTAGTTATATTAAATCATAATCTCTGAATATGTTTATATTAGGTACAGATACACAGACAGATAGAAAATACGCATGTCTTGACCACCTGAAATCCAGACTGCTGGAGTCAGAACTTCCAGAACAACCTCCAAAAGCTGTGCAGACAAACACTAATGAGGCTGTTTACCTGCATGTCTACTTACCTGATGTGTGAATGAGCTTTTGGTTCACATTAACAGCTGAACTTTAAGGCTGGATGCATTTGTTCAaattgggtttgtttgtttataatTAATTAGTTTGTGGCTAAATAACCTCTTGATTTCTCTAACAGATGGAAATGAGAACATCACAGAAGTAGATGCATTGAATATAAGGTAAAGTTCTGGTGGCAGTGACAGAGATGTCCCAAGGGACTGAGGTCAGTGCAgggttttctgatttttgttaaGAATTGGATAGAATTATTTGATTCAGCTCCACCCACTTACAAAACATGTTTGTAGTTTTAGCGACACCAGCTGCAGATGTGAAGGCATGTGGAAGGGAGTATGAGGAGTGCTCTCTTTTTATTGTAGGCAATGTGCAAAGACCATCACAATCTAAGGAGCCACTGGACAGACTAAGTGGTAGATTGTAGCACGGGAACGTATTCCTCTGGAAGGAGGGGAAATGGACCATGGAACAGTGATTCCATGAAAGCCCTGAAAACAGTAAACTTATCTGCCTGATAACTTTACCTCATTCATACAGCTGAGTAGAGAAAGAACAACTCAGGGAATCATTCCTCAATGGTCATTCACAGGATCCAGTGACCAAACTGTCCAAAATCCCCACTAGCCATGCACCCAGCCAAATCCTAAGGACAATAAATTgccaaaatctgaaaaaattcTAGTACTGGCACAGGTGAAATTGTTCATAATAACAAGGCTAAAATTGCATTTTACCATGTTTGGTACTAAGAATGGGAAGAATGTGATGAAGCACTGAACTTCTCTTATTGGTTATCCAGCCAACATTGTAGAACCTCTCTGACTTTAAACAGTCATCCTAAATTCCTGTTCTCTGTCTGAATTCTTATGTAGACATTACAAAAAGATGTTTCATTAAGGGGATTCTCATAACAAAGTGGAGAAGCTGAGATAGTCTACGGGTAACAATGGTAATTTTGCTGTGAAACAAAAGCATTTGCTGCTGAAAGTCTGATCATTAACATCTGCAGGCAAATATTCTAAGCAACTTTTTCCTGTAATTGCACCAAACCTGAATATTCCATATCATGAAAGAAAGTATTAACATGGCAAAAATGACAGCTTTGACCAGAGCCAGTGCTAGGGCAGCATGACCTGGATTTCATACATCCGTGTACCTCGAACTCTGGACCTGTCTATTGCCAGAACTGTTGCCAGAAGTGTTTCGgtttctgttttctgcattGATAACTACAAAAGCAGAAAGACTGTCTGCTTTGTCCTTCTAATTACAGCCATGTCAACATGTAGGATCTTTTGGTCCAAGTGTGTTGGCATGACTGTGGGTCCACAGCCAAGTCCAGAGTGTGCTgtcacacatcctctgctgtgttttgctcATAAACCAATAAAATTGCAGAATGCTACTTCCAAATACACAGGTATTCTATGTGTTTGCTGCCATGATAAAGTCCTCTACTTAGAAGGTGGGCAGGTCATCTATTCTGTTCTTAAGAAGACCTCTGTCCTTCTACTTCAGGATTTTGTGGGCTGGTTGCTAAAAGCTTAGATGAACTTGTCAACTTAAACTTGTCAAATTAAATTGTCATAGCTTTCATTTCATTAGGGTAAATAACAAACATTCGTTTTCCTTTTGCAAGATATGCTACACTTAGCACCTCATCCCCAGTTTATAGTCAGTCTATTGATTACAATGCAGCACTTGACTGACTTAGCAAAACTTGAAGTAAATCACAGACAGCTACAATTCCAAATAAGTACATATGTATTAGccaattatattaatatttagcTAAGCACATAACATGGAGAATTTGAGCCATGTCTGAAATGCACCATTATGTGCCTTAACTAATGAAACAGCCTCATTTACCAAGAATGTTTTCCATCTGTGGCAGCAGACAATCACTTGATCCTGCAGAGGAGTACAAAATGAACCATCAAAGAAGAGGACTTGCATTAATCTTCAATCATGAGCGCTTTTATTGGCATTTAAGGCTGCAAGACCGACGTGGGACATGGGTAGATAGAAACAATCTGAAATCCATGTAAGAAACTTGGTTGCTCTACTAACACTTaaaaaaagtctgaattttAGAAATGGTGGTCAAATTAATGAGTTACCTAAATCTTGTGTTTAAGTAGAGACTAGAAGATTTTGCAGGCATAGCAGCTATGCAACTTGGGTGAAGAAAGCTGTAATTAAAAAGCTTCAAGGCACATTTTTTTAGGTCACAGAAACTGCTGGCACAAGTCCTAGGAGTTCAGTGAGTCCAGAACTTTCTTTGGCAAACTCTTTGAAGTAACTTTAGGTATTAGACCTTTACTTAACACCAGTTTGAATTCAAAATCAACTTTAGTAGTTTCATTCATAAATAATGAATATTACTTCCTCCACATGGAAAGAAACTGAGTTGGTAGCAATTGATATATAATTTGAGCAAGATTTTTACTAATACTGATTTGTTCTAACAATAGTTTGACAGAGCTTGGGTTTGAAGTCAGACTTTTTGACGACCTGAAAAAAGAAGATGTGCAACAGAGAATTTATGAAGGTAAGAGACTGTGTATTGGTTATGTCTATtgcagcagaattcccagataTGTTTTCTTCCAATCTCTCCATTCATCtaacttaaaataaatttttgtgcACAAGGAATTAAAAGGACTGAAAGGTTagactgaaaattattttattgtaattttattgtattttattattctattttattttattatgtaaATGAAGCTTCAGAGAAGAGAACTAATTAAGGCGCTGAAAGACAGTATGTGCAGCTGGGAGAAGATAATTACATTCTTCTTTTTATGGTTAGTGTCCCTTCAGCCAGGTTGAATCAATGCACCTTGAAATCCCTACAGTATGGTTTTTCCTGAAAATAGCATCCATTTGAAAAAGGACTGACTGGAGATTCAATGATATGATAAAAACGTACAATGTTTTTTAGACCTGAATATGACCGTTTTGTCATTAAACACCACTTGACTATTTCAGCCTCTACGACAGACCACAGCAATGCTGACTGCtttgtctgtgttttcctgAGCCATGGTGAGGATGGTCACATTTTTGCATATGATGACAAAATTGAAATTCAGACCATCACAGACATGTTCAGAGGAGACAAGTGCCAGAGTTTGGTAGGAAAACCAAAGATATTTATCATTCAGGTAAGATGTCTGTTTCTGAATTCAGTGAAGTTAACACTGACTTGTGTCTTCCTTGCAATACAAATCTATTTTCCTTATGCAGTCTTTCCACAAGGCATTTAAGACAAGgattcttctcttttttttagaAACCCTGATGTATACTACtgttaatattattattacagCTGTATTtaataagtaattttaaaaaaagaaacacgaATTAAACCCATGTCAGATCGACTGTCAGTGTGTATTTAATAGCTGAGAAGGCAGTACCAGGTTTTTTTGCAGCCTCAGCTCAGTTCCTATTGGTCACACTTCACAGCCCAAGGCTAAGCTGATAAGCTATCTAACCTTTGTATCTTCATTGCTTCCTTCCAGGCAAGTTC includes:
- the CASP6 gene encoding caspase-6 isoform X5 — encoded protein: MSGSERRPPAGHVQLDSRPTLPTTDGNENITEVDALNIRQSLDPAEEYKMNHQRRGLALIFNHERFYWHLRLQDRRGTWVDRNNLKSILTELGFEVRLFDDLKKEDVQQRIYEASTTDHSNADCFVCVFLSHGEDGHIFAYDDKIEIQTITDMFRGDKCQSLVGKPKIFIIQACRGDKHDDAVIAHDSADGSESPGNETEVDAAGVYTLPAGADFIMCYSVAQGYYSHRDTINGSWYIQDLCETLRKHGSSLEFAELLTVVNRKVSCRRVGMCKDINAIGKKQIPCFASMLTKKLYFHPKSK
- the CASP6 gene encoding caspase-6 isoform X1, translating into MSGSERRPPAGGRERGRCGTKDGGDQGGSHVQLDSRPTLPTTDGNENITEVDALNISRQSLDPAEEYKMNHQRRGLALIFNHERFYWHLRLQDRRGTWVDRNNLKSILTELGFEVRLFDDLKKEDVQQRIYEASTTDHSNADCFVCVFLSHGEDGHIFAYDDKIEIQTITDMFRGDKCQSLVGKPKIFIIQACRGDKHDDAVIAHDSADGSESPGNETEVDAAGVYTLPAGADFIMCYSVAQGYYSHRDTINGSWYIQDLCETLRKHGSSLEFAELLTVVNRKVSCRRVGMCKDINAIGKKQIPCFASMLTKKLYFHPKSK
- the CASP6 gene encoding caspase-6 isoform X3, which codes for MSGSERRPPAGRERGRCGTKDGGDQGGSHVQLDSRPTLPTTDGNENITEVDALNISRQSLDPAEEYKMNHQRRGLALIFNHERFYWHLRLQDRRGTWVDRNNLKSILTELGFEVRLFDDLKKEDVQQRIYEASTTDHSNADCFVCVFLSHGEDGHIFAYDDKIEIQTITDMFRGDKCQSLVGKPKIFIIQACRGDKHDDAVIAHDSADGSESPGNETEVDAAGVYTLPAGADFIMCYSVAQGYYSHRDTINGSWYIQDLCETLRKHGSSLEFAELLTVVNRKVSCRRVGMCKDINAIGKKQIPCFASMLTKKLYFHPKSK
- the PLA2G12A gene encoding group XIIA secretory phospholipase A2, with the protein product MAPARLSLLPPLLLLVAACAWRPARGQEAPQSPDWRMTLKTIRNGVHKIDTYLNAALDLLGGEDGLCQYKCSDGSRPVPRYGYKPSPPNGCGSPLFGVQFDIGIPSMTRCCNHHDRCYDTCGNKKNDCDEQFQTCLSKICRDVQKTLGISESVQACESTVQLLFDAVIHLGCKPYLDSQRAACMCRYEGKTDL
- the CASP6 gene encoding caspase-6 isoform X2 is translated as MSGSERRPPAGGRERGRCGTKDGGDQGGSHVQLDSRPTLPTTDGNENITEVDALNIRQSLDPAEEYKMNHQRRGLALIFNHERFYWHLRLQDRRGTWVDRNNLKSILTELGFEVRLFDDLKKEDVQQRIYEASTTDHSNADCFVCVFLSHGEDGHIFAYDDKIEIQTITDMFRGDKCQSLVGKPKIFIIQACRGDKHDDAVIAHDSADGSESPGNETEVDAAGVYTLPAGADFIMCYSVAQGYYSHRDTINGSWYIQDLCETLRKHGSSLEFAELLTVVNRKVSCRRVGMCKDINAIGKKQIPCFASMLTKKLYFHPKSK
- the CASP6 gene encoding caspase-6 isoform X4 — its product is MSGSERRPPAGHVQLDSRPTLPTTDGNENITEVDALNISRQSLDPAEEYKMNHQRRGLALIFNHERFYWHLRLQDRRGTWVDRNNLKSILTELGFEVRLFDDLKKEDVQQRIYEASTTDHSNADCFVCVFLSHGEDGHIFAYDDKIEIQTITDMFRGDKCQSLVGKPKIFIIQACRGDKHDDAVIAHDSADGSESPGNETEVDAAGVYTLPAGADFIMCYSVAQGYYSHRDTINGSWYIQDLCETLRKHGSSLEFAELLTVVNRKVSCRRVGMCKDINAIGKKQIPCFASMLTKKLYFHPKSK